One window of Thermocoleostomius sinensis A174 genomic DNA carries:
- a CDS encoding PQQ-dependent sugar dehydrogenase, which produces MPLHRTTLLLLLTIAACSPAVQESTQGTNPPTSESPVSEPIATSSTAVNQPPNHLIQTTPLSPSPIQITVADLPQPFATDSASKSPNVVAIPAEPVLQVPTGFTVNVYAEGLDRPRWLALTPEGDVLVTETRQNRIRRLADRDGDGVAEVNETFADASNGLDIPFGMAFAENSFFLGNTAEVRRYPYTSGQALSGTGEKIADLPGGGYNQHWTRNVVAAPDGQKLYVSIGSETNVDREPLPRASVQVMNLDGSDQQTFAYGLRNPVGLDFHPITGELYTTVNERDGLGDDLVPDYFTRIQPGEFYGWPYTYLQPDLLDPRQSEGDRSINPELAAQTKTPDVLFQAHSAALGVQFYDGNTFPERYRNGAFVAFRGSWNRNQGTGYKIVFVPFGLDNRPQGQYEEFVTGFLLDPAGPTTWGRPVGVLVLPDGSLLFTEEANGRIYRVQYRG; this is translated from the coding sequence ATGCCTCTCCACCGTACAACCCTACTGCTGTTGCTGACGATCGCTGCTTGTAGTCCGGCTGTTCAAGAATCCACTCAGGGAACAAACCCACCCACTTCAGAATCTCCTGTCTCCGAACCCATTGCCACTAGTTCTACTGCGGTCAATCAACCACCCAATCACTTGATTCAAACTACGCCCCTGTCGCCGTCGCCCATTCAAATTACTGTGGCAGATTTGCCCCAACCGTTTGCTACCGATAGCGCCTCTAAGTCCCCCAATGTAGTCGCTATTCCTGCCGAGCCAGTGCTACAAGTGCCAACAGGGTTTACGGTCAATGTTTATGCGGAAGGACTCGATCGCCCACGTTGGTTAGCCTTGACACCCGAAGGAGACGTGTTAGTTACCGAAACTCGCCAGAATCGGATTCGTCGCTTGGCCGATCGCGATGGAGACGGAGTAGCTGAGGTTAACGAAACCTTTGCGGACGCATCGAACGGGCTGGACATCCCCTTTGGCATGGCGTTCGCGGAGAATTCTTTTTTTCTAGGTAACACGGCTGAAGTGCGGCGCTATCCCTACACATCTGGTCAAGCGCTTTCTGGCACAGGCGAAAAAATTGCCGATCTGCCCGGCGGTGGCTATAACCAGCACTGGACGCGCAATGTAGTGGCGGCTCCAGACGGACAGAAGCTTTACGTTTCCATCGGCTCTGAAACAAATGTCGATCGTGAACCCTTACCCCGGGCTTCCGTACAAGTCATGAATCTGGATGGCTCAGATCAGCAAACCTTTGCCTATGGGTTGCGTAATCCCGTTGGACTCGACTTTCATCCCATCACTGGCGAACTCTATACCACCGTCAACGAACGGGATGGCTTAGGCGACGATCTGGTTCCAGACTACTTTACACGAATTCAGCCAGGGGAGTTTTATGGCTGGCCCTACACCTACCTCCAACCCGACCTGCTCGATCCGCGCCAAAGTGAGGGCGATCGCAGTATCAATCCCGAGCTAGCTGCCCAAACGAAAACACCAGATGTGTTGTTTCAAGCGCATTCTGCTGCGTTGGGTGTGCAGTTTTATGATGGCAACACCTTTCCGGAAAGGTATCGCAACGGAGCATTTGTGGCGTTTCGAGGCTCCTGGAACCGCAATCAGGGAACTGGTTACAAAATTGTCTTTGTGCCGTTTGGCTTGGATAATCGACCGCAGGGACAGTACGAAGAGTTTGTGACGGGCTTCTTGCTCGATCCAGCTGGCCCAACTACGTGGGGGCGACCGGTTGGGGTGCTGGTGCTTCCCGACGGAAGTTTGCTGTTTACCGAGGAAGCCAACGGACGCATCTACCGTGTGCAGTATCGGGGCTAG
- a CDS encoding ABC transporter permease — protein sequence MSIFVQAYEYAITHLNDLMAATWQHLLLVVIPLGVGLLVGLPLGLWSARSRIASTVLINSFNALRVIPSIAVLFLAIPYFGLSFQSAAIALTLLVMPPILINTDVAFRTIDPMIREAAYGMGMNAKQVLQQIEIPLALPVVIAGVKTATVEVIASATLAAFIGAGGLGTFIVRGFSLYDNAILLVGAIPVAMLALLAEIGLGSLQRALQPPS from the coding sequence ATGAGTATCTTTGTTCAAGCCTATGAGTATGCCATCACGCATTTAAACGATTTAATGGCAGCAACCTGGCAACATTTGCTCTTGGTGGTGATTCCGTTGGGTGTGGGCCTGTTAGTAGGCTTGCCGTTGGGGCTGTGGAGCGCTCGATCGCGAATCGCATCAACGGTATTGATTAACAGCTTTAATGCCCTACGGGTGATTCCCAGCATTGCAGTGTTGTTCTTGGCAATTCCCTACTTTGGGTTGAGTTTTCAATCAGCCGCCATTGCCCTCACTCTGCTAGTTATGCCACCCATATTGATTAATACAGATGTCGCGTTCCGCACGATTGATCCCATGATTCGGGAAGCGGCGTATGGTATGGGCATGAATGCCAAGCAAGTGCTGCAACAAATCGAAATTCCCTTGGCATTGCCGGTAGTGATTGCGGGCGTTAAAACGGCCACCGTGGAAGTGATTGCCAGTGCTACGCTAGCAGCGTTCATTGGAGCCGGAGGGCTAGGAACGTTTATTGTGCGGGGCTTCTCTCTGTACGATAATGCCATTCTATTGGTAGGAGCCATTCCAGTGGCCATGCTGGCATTGCTGGCGGAAATTGGACTGGGATCGCTGCAACGGGCTTTACAGCCTCCTAGCTAG
- a CDS encoding ABC transporter permease, translating into MGYIFQNPSIVWELLLEHLQMTFFTLVIATLVALPIALLITRFRWLNVPVLGILGILYTVPSLALIILLVPLFGLNARSVIVAMVLYTQVILVRSLVVGLQSIKPAVLEAATGMGMSAWQRWWQIQVPLILPIFLAGLRIAAIVAIAIATIGAKFGAGGLGTLLFDGIAQAGRYDKIWAGAIVVSLLAFALNAAILSLEWATSPTRRIRQSARQKRQLSQLTQT; encoded by the coding sequence ATGGGCTATATTTTTCAAAACCCTAGCATTGTGTGGGAGCTTTTACTCGAGCATCTCCAGATGACCTTTTTTACACTGGTCATTGCGACCTTGGTTGCGTTGCCAATTGCTCTACTCATTACCCGGTTCCGCTGGTTGAATGTACCAGTCTTAGGGATTTTAGGAATCCTCTACACGGTTCCCAGTTTGGCGCTTATTATCTTGCTGGTTCCCCTATTTGGACTCAATGCGCGATCGGTGATTGTAGCAATGGTGCTTTATACACAAGTAATTTTAGTACGCAGCTTGGTAGTGGGGTTACAATCAATTAAACCTGCGGTGTTAGAAGCGGCCACTGGCATGGGAATGAGCGCTTGGCAACGCTGGTGGCAGATTCAAGTTCCGCTGATTCTGCCAATTTTTTTAGCTGGGTTACGAATTGCAGCAATCGTCGCTATTGCTATCGCAACCATTGGCGCTAAATTTGGGGCAGGCGGCTTGGGAACCTTGCTATTTGACGGCATTGCCCAGGCCGGACGCTATGACAAAATTTGGGCTGGGGCAATCGTGGTTTCGCTCCTGGCCTTTGCTCTCAACGCCGCTATTCTGTCGTTAGAATGGGCTACTAGTCCCACTCGACGCATTCGACAAAGCGCTAGACAAAAACGTCAACTCAGCCAACTGACTCAAACTTGA